One genomic region from Leptospira tipperaryensis encodes:
- a CDS encoding ABC transporter ATP-binding protein — protein sequence MLNDLLIKLWNHLSNRRKKQFIFLIFLIFLSSLSEIFAIGSILPFISVITKPEIVFQQTWLHDYFIHFGYTEPKTLVLPFTLLFIIAVVLSGSIRLYLLWYSTKFSFETGNDFSINIYNRTLYQPYQVHISRNSSEVVSGILIKAKRMIGTVILPVIHIITTILMTAIIFLFLVQLDPLVVGLGLLSFGGMYSLLAFFTRKKLLANGHIEADEHSRVLKHLQEGIGGVREILLDGNQKFYTELFRESDQKLRIASALTTYTGASPRYVFETLALTAVAFLSYYASLNSNGIESSLPLLGSIVLGVQRLMPVVQQGFQSWTSLRSSMPIIADVLSLLDQPLPAYSYLPRPSPIPFHESIRIADLSFQYTTSASINLSQVNLEIKKGERVGIIGETGSGKSTLIDVLMGLLAPNQGAIYVDGVKIDSENLRSWQASIANVPQSIYISDTTIAENIAFGITENQIDMEKVKLAASNAQISDYIESLPKGYLANAGEKGVRLSGGQRQRLGIARALYKEASVIFFDEATSALDSETEKAVIDSIQALSKDLTIIMIAHRLSTIQNCDKIIELKNGKVNRVGSYREIFV from the coding sequence ATGTTAAACGATTTATTAATAAAACTCTGGAATCATCTTTCGAACCGAAGAAAGAAACAATTCATCTTTTTGATTTTTCTAATCTTTCTATCTTCTCTGAGCGAGATTTTTGCTATCGGATCCATATTGCCATTTATTTCCGTAATCACAAAACCGGAAATTGTGTTCCAGCAAACTTGGTTGCATGATTATTTTATTCATTTCGGTTATACCGAACCGAAAACTTTGGTTTTACCGTTTACTTTGCTCTTTATTATCGCGGTGGTTCTATCCGGATCGATTCGTTTGTATCTACTCTGGTATAGTACGAAATTTTCATTCGAGACGGGGAATGACTTTAGCATCAATATTTATAATCGTACTTTATATCAGCCTTATCAAGTTCATATCTCCAGGAACAGTAGCGAAGTAGTTTCAGGAATTCTAATTAAGGCTAAAAGAATGATTGGGACCGTGATTCTTCCGGTGATTCATATCATCACGACCATTCTCATGACTGCTATTATCTTTCTTTTTTTAGTTCAATTGGATCCATTGGTCGTAGGTCTTGGGCTTCTTTCCTTTGGCGGAATGTATTCGTTGCTTGCTTTTTTTACGAGAAAAAAACTCTTAGCGAACGGACATATAGAAGCGGATGAACATTCGCGAGTTCTAAAACACCTTCAAGAAGGAATTGGAGGTGTTAGAGAAATTCTCTTGGATGGAAATCAAAAATTCTACACGGAGCTGTTTCGTGAATCGGATCAAAAATTAAGAATTGCATCGGCTCTTACTACTTATACGGGAGCAAGTCCTCGTTACGTTTTTGAAACCCTGGCACTCACGGCTGTAGCCTTTTTATCATATTACGCTAGCTTAAACTCTAATGGAATCGAATCCTCCCTCCCCCTGCTGGGATCTATCGTTCTCGGAGTTCAGAGGCTGATGCCCGTGGTTCAACAAGGATTTCAAAGTTGGACTAGTCTTAGATCTTCGATGCCTATCATCGCCGATGTTTTATCTTTGTTAGATCAACCGTTACCTGCTTATTCTTATTTACCAAGACCCTCACCTATCCCGTTTCATGAGAGTATTCGAATTGCCGATTTGAGTTTTCAATACACTACTTCTGCTTCGATAAATTTAAGCCAAGTCAATCTTGAAATTAAAAAAGGGGAAAGGGTAGGGATTATAGGTGAAACCGGAAGCGGTAAAAGTACGTTGATCGATGTATTGATGGGGCTACTGGCTCCAAATCAAGGAGCTATCTACGTAGATGGAGTTAAAATCGATTCGGAGAATCTACGGTCATGGCAGGCTTCGATAGCAAATGTTCCTCAGTCGATTTATATATCCGATACTACGATTGCAGAGAATATTGCCTTTGGTATCACTGAAAATCAGATCGATATGGAGAAGGTGAAATTAGCAGCCAGTAATGCTCAAATTTCGGATTATATAGAGTCGCTTCCCAAGGGGTATCTCGCGAATGCCGGAGAAAAAGGTGTGAGATTGTCCGGCGGGCAAAGGCAACGTTTAGGAATTGCGCGAGCTTTGTATAAAGAAGCTTCCGTGATTTTTTTTGACGAAGCCACGAGCGCTTTGGATTCGGAAACAGAAAAAGCCGTCATCGATTCGATTCAAGCCTTGAGTAAGGATCTCACTATTATTATGATCGCTCATAGGCTGAGTACGATTCAAAATTGCGACAAGATAATCGAACTGAAAAATGGAAAAGTTAACCGCGTCGGTTCTTACCGGGAAATTTTTGTCTAG
- a CDS encoding nucleotide sugar dehydrogenase encodes MNINKLICDTQTSLMDVYNIFNEAAAENLPVGIALVVDENKKLIGTISDGDIRKAIVKHRRLDLNALDMMEKDPIYFETDLSINQIIQRLPNELLKRNRKSKKFLSKIVLVDPQRVPVRVIEYHQLWEQRVATHRHLVVIGLGYVGLTLAATLADAGFNVTGVEIDESRIQSLKEGNSYIHEVGLEELIREVLNKNLFVNNQIPSNGDVFIITVGTPINKETKQPDLSYIYDACEKVGKSIRRGSLVILRSTIPVGVSRNIVLKKIEQISDLKCGVDFHLAFAPERTAEGRALKELRSLPQIIGGFDSDSVEATAAIFRDLTNTIIRVESLEAAEMVKLINNTYRDYIFAYTNQIAQIAGGYNLDVERLISAANEGYPRDRIPYPSPGVGGPCLTKDSFIFASLSDQLKFDPSVFVNSRKINESMHEYLVNQVLNALDKTGKKQRESKLLICGLAFKGEPETGDIRDSSALAIAKSLKNLVGEVLVFDPVAKTADIQEQGFGVANIPEGFNGMDCILFLNNHKSFEKIQVFDMIRRMNENPIIYDAWRLFYSEDIVSSKGATYLTLSMERRKVEAGDI; translated from the coding sequence TTGAATATTAATAAACTCATATGCGATACGCAGACTTCTTTGATGGATGTCTATAATATATTTAACGAGGCAGCAGCCGAAAATCTTCCCGTTGGGATCGCTTTGGTTGTCGACGAAAATAAAAAATTGATAGGCACCATTTCCGACGGCGATATTCGTAAGGCTATCGTTAAGCACCGCAGACTTGATTTGAACGCTCTCGACATGATGGAGAAGGATCCGATCTACTTTGAAACGGATCTTTCAATCAATCAAATCATTCAGAGACTTCCTAATGAATTATTAAAAAGAAATAGAAAGAGTAAGAAGTTTCTCAGCAAAATAGTCTTGGTTGATCCCCAAAGAGTTCCTGTTCGAGTAATTGAATATCATCAGCTTTGGGAACAACGCGTAGCCACCCATCGTCATTTAGTAGTAATTGGACTTGGCTATGTCGGTTTGACGCTGGCAGCGACCCTAGCAGACGCAGGCTTTAATGTCACTGGCGTTGAAATTGACGAATCTCGTATTCAGTCTCTGAAAGAAGGAAATTCTTATATTCACGAAGTTGGTTTAGAAGAATTGATTCGCGAGGTGTTGAATAAGAATCTTTTTGTGAACAATCAGATCCCTTCGAACGGAGACGTTTTTATCATTACCGTTGGAACTCCTATAAATAAAGAGACGAAACAACCGGACTTAAGTTATATATACGACGCTTGTGAAAAGGTAGGAAAGAGTATTCGCAGGGGTAGCTTGGTGATTCTTCGATCCACAATTCCCGTGGGCGTCAGTCGCAATATTGTACTCAAAAAAATTGAACAGATCAGCGATTTAAAATGTGGCGTTGATTTCCATTTAGCCTTCGCACCGGAAAGAACAGCAGAGGGGCGCGCGTTGAAGGAACTCAGGAGTCTTCCGCAGATAATCGGAGGTTTTGATAGCGATTCAGTGGAGGCGACCGCGGCAATTTTTCGCGACCTCACGAATACGATTATCAGAGTGGAATCTCTTGAAGCCGCCGAGATGGTCAAGTTGATTAACAACACATACCGAGATTATATCTTTGCTTATACAAATCAAATCGCTCAGATCGCCGGTGGTTATAATTTAGATGTAGAAAGACTAATCAGCGCGGCAAATGAAGGATATCCTCGGGATCGAATTCCTTATCCGAGCCCGGGAGTCGGCGGACCTTGTTTGACAAAGGATTCTTTTATATTCGCCTCTCTTTCTGACCAATTAAAATTTGATCCTTCCGTATTCGTTAACTCTCGAAAAATTAACGAAAGTATGCACGAGTATCTCGTGAACCAGGTTTTAAATGCGTTGGATAAAACCGGAAAAAAACAAAGAGAAAGTAAATTACTCATTTGTGGTCTCGCTTTTAAAGGAGAGCCAGAAACGGGTGATATCCGCGATTCTTCAGCGCTTGCAATAGCAAAATCATTAAAGAATCTTGTTGGAGAGGTTCTAGTTTTCGATCCGGTTGCAAAGACGGCCGACATACAAGAGCAAGGCTTTGGAGTAGCGAACATCCCGGAAGGATTTAATGGAATGGATTGTATTCTTTTTCTCAATAATCATAAGTCATTTGAGAAGATACAGGTCTTTGACATGATTCGAAGAATGAATGAGAATCCAATTATATACGACGCATGGCGTTTGTTTTATAGTGAAGATATCGTAAGCTCTAAGGGAGCCACCTATTTAACGCTCAGTATGGAACGGAGAAAGGTAGAAGCCGGAGACATTTGA
- a CDS encoding NAD(P)-dependent oxidoreductase: MTILVLESWNFPDSSIDKLRKFGRVFLDKKEEPDKKTYIQEVNPDAIFIGLGVELRKEDLEKLKNLRVIVTPTTGLNHVDLETCEELEIKVISLKGEVEFLSSITSTAEHAWLLILSLFKEFRKDISNVNLNLWNRSELKTKELNGKTIGIIGYGRLGKIVREYSQSFRMKCLIYDIDPVKISEIPEDERSEKENLFKKSDVISLMASYKPENSRMIGDREFGYMKDGSFFVNTSRGELVDEASLLNHLKSGKLAGAALDVLDNDSSWNGRSPENHPLIEYSKNHHNLIITSHVGGNSKEALLKTREFVVNRFIEYIS, encoded by the coding sequence ATGACAATCTTGGTCCTTGAAAGCTGGAACTTTCCGGATTCGAGCATCGATAAACTTAGAAAGTTCGGAAGAGTTTTTTTAGATAAGAAAGAAGAACCGGATAAGAAAACTTATATTCAAGAGGTGAACCCAGATGCTATTTTTATCGGCTTGGGTGTCGAATTAAGAAAAGAAGATTTAGAAAAGTTAAAAAATTTGCGCGTGATTGTAACTCCAACGACCGGCTTAAATCACGTGGATTTAGAAACCTGTGAAGAATTAGAGATCAAAGTTATCAGCCTAAAAGGCGAGGTCGAATTCTTGAGTTCGATAACGAGCACCGCCGAGCATGCGTGGTTACTTATTCTATCTTTGTTTAAAGAATTTAGAAAAGATATTTCTAACGTAAACTTAAATCTATGGAACCGCTCTGAGCTTAAAACAAAAGAGCTCAATGGAAAGACAATTGGTATCATTGGATATGGACGATTAGGTAAGATCGTAAGAGAGTATTCGCAATCATTTCGAATGAAATGTTTAATATACGATATTGATCCGGTAAAAATTTCTGAAATTCCTGAAGATGAAAGATCTGAAAAGGAAAATTTATTCAAGAAATCGGACGTTATCAGTTTGATGGCAAGTTATAAACCCGAAAATTCAAGAATGATCGGCGATAGAGAGTTCGGCTATATGAAAGACGGTTCTTTTTTTGTAAATACTTCAAGAGGAGAACTCGTAGACGAGGCTTCTTTACTGAACCATTTGAAGTCCGGTAAGCTTGCTGGCGCTGCGTTAGACGTACTCGATAACGATTCTTCTTGGAATGGAAGATCGCCTGAAAACCATCCTCTAATAGAATATTCAAAAAATCACCACAATCTTATAATTACATCGCACGTTGGCGGAAATTCAAAAGAGGCTCTTTTGAAAACCCGTGAGTTCGTTGTTAATAGATTTATAGAATATATATCCTGA
- a CDS encoding N-acetylneuraminate synthase family protein, with protein sequence MSNVDIIAECCQNHNGDREILKRMIHEAANTGANYCKIQAIRSNELTHRERFDSGLVEEGVTKVIKRPYEPEYDRLKKLDLNLETEKWFVEECLKAGISPMTTVFTRDSVTEVKEMGFHAVKIASYDCASYPLLRDVKKVWKKIFISTGATKDPEIEYAAETLSGVDFTFLHCVTIYPTPIKDLNLNRMNYLRHFTSRVGFSDHTKIADTSLIASKIALALGADCIERHFTVLGPAETKDGPVSVNPKELSELVAFSKLPKSEKIERIKKEYPDWEISFGVQLRTLTPEELLNRDYYRGRFASFRDGKPVYNWEDVIL encoded by the coding sequence ATGTCAAATGTAGATATCATAGCTGAGTGCTGTCAAAATCACAACGGTGACAGAGAAATTTTAAAACGAATGATTCACGAAGCGGCAAATACCGGAGCCAACTATTGCAAAATTCAAGCAATCCGCTCTAATGAACTTACGCATCGCGAGAGATTTGACTCTGGTCTTGTGGAAGAGGGGGTCACAAAAGTAATTAAACGTCCTTACGAACCGGAATATGACCGATTGAAAAAATTGGATCTGAATTTGGAGACTGAAAAATGGTTTGTCGAAGAATGTCTAAAGGCAGGCATTTCTCCGATGACCACGGTCTTTACTCGGGATAGTGTCACTGAAGTAAAGGAAATGGGATTCCATGCAGTAAAAATTGCAAGTTATGACTGTGCTTCTTATCCGTTGTTACGAGATGTAAAAAAAGTTTGGAAAAAAATATTTATCTCAACTGGTGCGACAAAAGATCCGGAGATCGAATATGCTGCTGAAACCTTAAGCGGAGTTGATTTCACTTTTCTTCACTGCGTAACTATATATCCCACTCCGATTAAAGACTTAAATTTAAACAGAATGAATTACTTAAGGCACTTCACAAGTCGCGTGGGTTTTTCGGATCATACTAAAATTGCCGATACGAGCTTGATCGCTTCCAAGATCGCTCTTGCGTTAGGCGCCGATTGTATTGAAAGACATTTTACTGTGCTCGGCCCGGCTGAAACAAAAGACGGCCCTGTTTCGGTAAACCCAAAAGAGTTATCCGAATTGGTGGCATTTTCAAAATTACCAAAGTCTGAAAAAATCGAAAGAATTAAGAAGGAATATCCTGACTGGGAAATTAGTTTTGGTGTTCAATTACGGACATTGACTCCTGAAGAATTGCTCAATCGAGATTACTACCGAGGTAGATTTGCTTCCTTTCGCGACGGTAAACCGGTATATAATTGGGAAGACGTTATACTATAA
- a CDS encoding cytidylyltransferase domain-containing protein, which produces MKVLGVIVARGGSKGVPGKNLKLLNGLPLIRYSIDAAKNAKKLTDFLVSTDSNEIADFAKDSGALVPFVRPNDLANDVISPMYAVLHAKKMMESQGKEYDAILMLQPTAPFRMSDDIDGAISLLESTKADSVISVVDVGSYHPARMKYLEGDRLIDPPFCEAYENQRRQELKPMYIRNGAIYLTKNSILEGESFKGKDCRAWVMSWQRSVNIDTQEDFLYAEWLATRGLIN; this is translated from the coding sequence GTGAAAGTATTAGGAGTGATCGTTGCTAGAGGGGGATCGAAGGGCGTCCCTGGGAAGAATTTAAAATTACTCAATGGACTTCCATTGATTCGATACTCTATAGACGCTGCGAAGAACGCTAAAAAACTTACGGACTTTTTGGTTTCAACAGACAGTAATGAGATTGCCGATTTTGCTAAAGACTCAGGAGCGCTGGTCCCTTTTGTAAGACCAAATGATTTGGCAAACGACGTAATCAGTCCAATGTATGCTGTGCTACATGCAAAAAAAATGATGGAGTCTCAGGGGAAGGAATACGACGCAATTCTAATGCTTCAACCTACGGCGCCCTTTCGGATGAGTGATGACATTGACGGAGCCATTTCTCTGTTGGAATCTACGAAAGCGGATAGTGTAATCAGCGTTGTCGATGTAGGTTCTTACCATCCTGCTCGTATGAAATATTTGGAAGGAGATCGTTTGATTGATCCTCCATTCTGCGAAGCCTACGAGAATCAAAGGAGACAAGAATTAAAACCTATGTATATTCGTAATGGAGCAATCTATCTGACTAAAAATTCTATCTTAGAAGGGGAATCTTTCAAAGGTAAAGATTGCCGCGCGTGGGTAATGTCTTGGCAGAGGTCGGTTAATATAGATACACAAGAGGATTTTTTATACGCAGAGTGGTTGGCTACGAGGGGCTTAATCAATTGA
- a CDS encoding SDR family oxidoreductase yields the protein MAVVIGASEGIGFACAKSLLEAGNKVCIVSRSREKLDLAVAQLSEVSQEKIISFAADIGEPNSVQEISHFVESNWGDIGILINSNGGPKAGKLLTLSDEDWHKGFDTFAMPVIRAIREFSKNMIKNQWGRIVTIGSIAAKEPIENLDLSNFIRSGFLGLHKSVSRDLAKHNVNVHMVQPGSILTSRTKQRISQRAADLGISYEESEKLSLSKIPKGKIGDPEEVGSLVRFLCSEHSGYLTGTSIYVDGGMSVST from the coding sequence GTGGCCGTCGTTATTGGGGCGAGTGAAGGGATTGGTTTTGCTTGTGCCAAGTCGCTCCTGGAGGCCGGAAATAAAGTCTGCATAGTTTCTAGAAGCCGGGAAAAACTGGATTTAGCGGTCGCTCAGTTAAGTGAAGTATCGCAAGAAAAAATCATTTCCTTTGCCGCAGATATTGGTGAACCGAATTCGGTCCAAGAGATCAGTCATTTCGTAGAGTCGAATTGGGGTGACATAGGAATTTTAATCAATAGTAACGGCGGACCAAAGGCCGGCAAACTGTTAACTTTATCCGATGAAGATTGGCATAAAGGCTTTGATACTTTTGCAATGCCAGTGATCAGGGCTATTCGTGAATTTAGTAAAAATATGATTAAGAATCAATGGGGTAGAATTGTGACTATCGGATCAATTGCAGCTAAGGAACCGATTGAAAACTTAGATCTTTCTAATTTTATACGCTCAGGCTTTTTAGGATTGCATAAAAGTGTATCTAGAGATTTAGCAAAACATAATGTGAATGTTCATATGGTTCAACCGGGATCTATTTTGACTTCTCGGACTAAACAACGAATCTCTCAAAGAGCGGCCGACTTAGGCATAAGCTACGAAGAGTCCGAAAAACTAAGCCTAAGTAAAATTCCTAAGGGAAAAATCGGAGATCCTGAAGAAGTGGGTAGTTTGGTTAGGTTTTTATGTTCTGAACATTCCGGCTACCTTACCGGAACCTCGATTTACGTTGACGGTGGAATGAGCGTATCAACCTAA
- a CDS encoding aminoglycoside phosphotransferase family protein, whose product MILDITDILTLLKKEYSHLGNILSLTPLQFSFHVNNQLFLVETEKDKYILKFNEALNDFYGIENASLKLETIGRCTKVLKENGLPVEETVASIEGNYVSRLYGGSIRLFRFIEGREYSIEGDADLRKLISFSKKLHTFPIRKLEIEIPNVGLHLSAPYPLEKTIDNFEFIQKKLKEEVGESWHVVSENFRNVLVEAENLIQWNQDKNHHLAHVDLHPRNVIVGFESGLSVIDLDYLRIGNPFVCLGLTFTRTTFFGKKERRGEDLEDKLSFFESVYESGPDSEFVKNLLYGALYIETEKIFRNLYRYYKTGMYRNFAEDVSKFHFQIFEIVRSIIKKRGY is encoded by the coding sequence ATGATATTAGATATTACCGATATCCTTACGCTGCTTAAAAAAGAATATTCGCATTTAGGAAATATTCTTTCCCTCACCCCTCTTCAATTTTCGTTTCATGTAAACAATCAACTCTTTCTCGTTGAAACAGAAAAAGATAAATATATACTAAAATTCAACGAAGCATTGAACGATTTTTACGGAATCGAGAATGCAAGTCTAAAACTGGAAACGATCGGTCGATGTACTAAGGTTTTAAAAGAAAACGGTCTTCCCGTCGAAGAGACGGTGGCTTCCATTGAAGGAAATTACGTATCTCGACTTTATGGCGGTTCAATTCGCTTATTTCGTTTTATTGAAGGTAGGGAATATTCGATTGAGGGCGATGCCGATCTGAGGAAGTTAATCTCCTTTTCGAAAAAACTTCATACTTTCCCGATTCGGAAATTAGAAATCGAAATTCCAAACGTGGGGTTGCACTTATCGGCTCCTTATCCTCTAGAGAAGACCATAGATAATTTTGAATTTATTCAAAAGAAGTTGAAAGAAGAGGTAGGAGAGTCGTGGCACGTTGTTTCCGAAAATTTCCGAAACGTTCTCGTTGAAGCGGAAAATTTGATTCAATGGAATCAAGATAAGAATCATCATTTGGCACATGTAGACTTACATCCCAGAAACGTTATAGTCGGTTTCGAATCAGGTCTCTCTGTCATTGACTTGGATTACTTGAGGATAGGAAATCCATTTGTTTGTTTAGGTTTAACCTTTACTCGAACAACTTTCTTTGGTAAAAAGGAAAGACGCGGGGAAGATTTAGAAGATAAATTGAGCTTTTTTGAATCTGTGTATGAATCAGGGCCAGATTCTGAGTTTGTTAAAAATTTGCTCTACGGAGCTCTCTATATAGAAACGGAAAAAATATTTCGTAATTTATATCGATATTATAAAACTGGAATGTATCGGAATTTTGCTGAAGATGTTTCAAAGTTTCATTTTCAAATTTTCGAAATTGTTAGATCGATTATAAAAAAAAGAGGATATTGA
- a CDS encoding fumarylacetoacetate hydrolase family protein, protein MVLLIGRVDLNGESVFISPDANDSEKFECLDGNFENGFRGTGRYISAKDVRFKIPFEPGKLIGIGKNYPSIDEPEEKHISFFLMANNALLPHRESLVLSKRIGSLIPEGELAVVIGKVLKNASLQDAENGILGYTICNDFSARDTTPPESNAAIRKSSDGLLPTGPYILLDNSLRDFDIKTYCNGNLVQQGNTNQMLHKIPDLISYISDFMTLYPFDIISTGTPGPKLKVERGNVIRVEVEDIGTLENKIV, encoded by the coding sequence TTGGTATTGTTGATAGGCAGAGTTGATCTAAATGGAGAATCCGTATTTATTTCTCCGGATGCGAATGATTCGGAGAAATTTGAATGTCTTGATGGAAATTTTGAAAACGGTTTTAGAGGAACGGGAAGATATATCTCAGCAAAAGACGTAAGATTTAAGATTCCCTTCGAGCCGGGAAAATTAATCGGAATTGGAAAGAATTATCCTTCCATCGATGAGCCTGAAGAAAAACACATTTCCTTTTTCCTTATGGCGAATAACGCATTGCTACCTCATCGAGAATCTCTGGTCCTTTCTAAGAGAATCGGTTCGTTAATTCCGGAAGGAGAGCTGGCTGTTGTTATAGGAAAGGTATTAAAGAACGCAAGTTTACAAGACGCAGAGAATGGGATCTTGGGATACACGATTTGCAATGATTTTTCGGCTCGTGATACCACTCCTCCGGAGTCGAATGCTGCAATACGTAAGTCGTCCGATGGCTTACTGCCTACGGGGCCGTATATTTTATTAGATAATTCTCTTCGTGACTTTGATATCAAAACCTACTGCAACGGTAATTTGGTTCAACAGGGTAATACAAACCAGATGCTTCATAAAATACCGGATTTAATTTCTTATATTTCCGATTTTATGACTCTCTACCCATTTGATATAATCTCAACAGGAACACCAGGACCAAAGCTTAAGGTAGAGCGCGGCAACGTTATCAGGGTCGAAGTTGAAGATATCGGTACTTTAGAAAATAAAATTGTTTAA
- a CDS encoding phytanoyl-CoA dioxygenase family protein, with the protein MKDSFLSRDEIKFFETNGYLVLSPGRIFSQEQIEKLKEECDTYFPAFRQDATESNVSTKVKTGLSGTPRNYVFGSADISSFKKNPFFAKRSTVIAPKYSQNFVDALENENLTSVNRQLLGCEKLSLHNSAIACVYPGTVAEPGNFHADTSGFSDEPIRAIKTGNFMVNSFVYLVDVDEKNAPIRLLPNSHKRYLELNALVAPYFRSTADKNNIGQFNFYDEFVPESFQKPVRVTGKAGTVVLISGDLLHSATTNLSTNKIRYSLAIWFSSRNNPNFYKDYSVYAPYCEDFINKFKDKEIPYYTYHSHSIGLSFKLKKFLKKYLTGFFGKLLRKSKTFLDKKKDKFLIELGPWKLNYASDDSASNAIYLSHLSDSNKSASENLEKFTKTYSKLKSVYLVAPNPNQFLKMYYAKDYPFFAKLPFKQYFYDESWPRYIIRYFSAIVSSYATESECKECLNSSADQFYKNIEIMEQRLLEKNINLSEIESDLPRSRWDSETIKGLGRGVLRTAEISDQEITSVTKVLGGEPGAWTIQKFII; encoded by the coding sequence ATGAAGGACTCATTTTTATCAAGAGACGAAATTAAATTTTTTGAAACGAATGGATATCTAGTTCTATCTCCGGGGCGCATCTTCTCACAGGAGCAGATTGAAAAACTAAAAGAAGAATGTGATACCTATTTCCCTGCATTCCGACAGGATGCAACTGAATCTAATGTTTCTACTAAGGTTAAGACTGGATTGAGCGGTACGCCAAGAAATTATGTTTTTGGTAGCGCGGATATATCAAGTTTTAAGAAGAACCCTTTTTTCGCTAAACGATCGACTGTCATTGCTCCAAAATATTCACAAAACTTTGTGGATGCATTGGAGAACGAAAATTTGACATCGGTAAATAGACAGCTATTAGGTTGCGAAAAGCTAAGTTTACACAATTCAGCGATTGCTTGCGTATATCCGGGCACTGTTGCGGAACCGGGAAATTTTCACGCTGATACATCCGGTTTTTCCGATGAACCGATTCGAGCTATAAAGACAGGGAACTTTATGGTGAATTCATTCGTATATTTGGTGGACGTGGACGAAAAAAATGCCCCAATTCGTCTTTTGCCAAATTCTCATAAAAGGTATTTAGAATTGAATGCGTTAGTCGCTCCTTACTTTCGCTCCACTGCGGATAAAAATAATATTGGGCAGTTTAATTTTTACGATGAATTTGTCCCGGAATCTTTCCAAAAACCAGTTCGAGTTACTGGAAAAGCAGGTACAGTCGTTTTAATATCCGGCGATCTTCTTCACTCGGCCACAACAAATCTTTCTACCAATAAAATCAGATACAGTCTTGCTATTTGGTTTTCTTCGCGAAATAACCCGAACTTTTATAAAGACTATTCCGTATATGCTCCCTATTGTGAAGATTTTATCAATAAGTTTAAGGACAAAGAAATTCCGTATTATACGTATCACTCACACTCGATAGGGCTTTCCTTCAAACTTAAGAAGTTCTTAAAGAAGTATCTAACCGGTTTTTTTGGTAAATTATTGAGAAAGAGCAAAACTTTTTTAGATAAGAAGAAAGATAAGTTTTTGATAGAATTAGGACCTTGGAAATTAAACTATGCATCGGATGATAGTGCGAGTAACGCAATTTACCTGAGTCATCTTAGTGACTCCAACAAATCCGCAAGTGAAAATCTTGAAAAATTTACAAAGACTTATAGTAAGCTTAAGAGTGTCTACTTGGTCGCTCCCAATCCTAATCAATTTTTGAAAATGTACTACGCGAAAGATTACCCCTTTTTCGCAAAACTCCCGTTCAAACAATATTTCTATGACGAAAGTTGGCCTCGATATATCATTCGTTACTTCTCTGCAATTGTTAGTTCTTACGCGACAGAGTCTGAGTGTAAAGAATGTTTGAATTCTTCCGCAGATCAGTTCTATAAGAATATAGAGATAATGGAGCAGAGGTTATTAGAAAAAAATATCAATCTTTCCGAAATCGAATCGGATTTGCCGCGATCTAGATGGGATTCAGAAACCATCAAAGGTCTCGGGCGAGGAGTCCTGCGGACGGCTGAGATCAGTGATCAAGAAATTACTTCTGTCACGAAGGTTCTCGGCGGTGAGCCAGGGGCTTGGACAATTCAAAAATTTATAATATAG